The Glycine soja cultivar W05 chromosome 8, ASM419377v2, whole genome shotgun sequence genome has a window encoding:
- the LOC114423416 gene encoding syntaxin-61-like, translating into MPSAQDPFYVVKAEIQDSIDKLQSTFHQWESKSGAAEQGHLTKEVLAGCESIEWQVDELDKAIAVASRDPSWYGIDEAEVESRRRWASSARSQVGTMKKAMESGKGSSTTSHASVNGMRRELMRLPNSHQTDSSNQYAARDNDDFIQSESDRQTLLIKRQDEELDELSESVRRIGGVGLTIHDELTAQEKILDELGSEMDSTTNRLDFVQKKVAMVMKKASAKGQIMMILGLLALFIFLFILVFFT; encoded by the exons ATGCCCTCTGCTCAGGATCCATTTTACGTTGTCAAGGCCGAGATTCAAGATTCt ATTGATAAGCTGCAATCTACTTTTCACCAATGGGAAAGCAAGTCTGGAGCTGCGGAACAAGGACATCTTACAAAGGAGGTTCTTGCTGGATGCGAAAGCATAGAGTGGCAG GTAGATGAATTGGATAAAGCAATTGCTGTAGCGTCTAGAGATCCTTCTTGGTATGGGATTGATGAAGCTGAGGTTGAAAGCCGAAGGAGATGGGCAAGCAGTGCTCGTTCTCAG GTTGGCACAATGAAGAAAGCAATGGAATCTGGCAAGGGCTCAAGTACCACAAGCCATGCTAGTGTAAATGGGATGCGCCGAGAACTGATGAGGCTACCAAATTCTCATCAAACTGATAGCTCCAACCAGTATGCTGCCAGAGATAATGATGATTTCATACAATCAGAATCAGATAGACAGACGCTTCTTATAAA GAGACAGGATGAGGAATTGGATGAGCTCAGTGAAAGTGTACGAAGAATCGGAGGTGTTGGACTCACAATACATGATGAACTCACTGCACAG GAAAAGATTCTAGATGAGCTTGGTTCTGAGATGGACAGTACAACAAATCGTCTTGATTTTGTCCAA AAAAAAGTGGCAATGGTTATGAAGAAGGCTAGTGCAAAGGGTCAGAtcatgatgatattgggtttgTTGGCCCTGTTCATCTTCCTCTTTATCTTAGTATTCTTCACCTAG